The Niastella koreensis GR20-10 genome includes a window with the following:
- a CDS encoding energy transducer TonB has product MKKCIPAFLFLFFVISSVAFTAKGQSHGPVKNDKVDSTGEEVDIYCFFPEFIEPDFPGGMGAWISFIRRNLKYPAAAVKANIQGTVVVQFVVDLDGNVTNIKTVSGPGELKQAAMNVIKKSPKWNPAVQNGHRVKGYKTQPIVFRIEK; this is encoded by the coding sequence ATGAAGAAATGTATACCTGCTTTTTTGTTTTTGTTTTTTGTGATCAGTTCAGTGGCTTTTACTGCAAAGGGTCAATCACATGGGCCAGTTAAAAATGATAAGGTTGATAGTACAGGCGAAGAGGTAGACATTTATTGTTTTTTTCCTGAATTTATTGAGCCTGATTTTCCTGGCGGAATGGGTGCATGGATATCATTCATTCGGAGAAACCTTAAGTATCCGGCTGCTGCTGTAAAAGCAAATATTCAGGGTACAGTGGTTGTTCAATTTGTAGTAGACCTTGATGGAAATGTAACCAATATAAAAACGGTGAGCGGGCCAGGGGAACTGAAGCAAGCGGCTATGAATGTAATTAAAAAATCTCCTAAATGGAATCCTGCCGTGCAAAATGGCCACCGGGTAAAAGGCTATAAAACACAGCCCATCGTTTTCCGAATAGAGAAATGA
- a CDS encoding AraC family transcriptional regulator, which translates to MPSKNLLVKDLNELYDLMGISHETIDQSSGFSILYLQDVFKEYPVTSIPYRPNFFSFLFIKDAFGNYTIDDLSFPMVPGTVYFTNPSNFRKFEWHNITDTCLVVFTESYLKEQVHQDIYREFSFLLTETVEPRVLKPDQFAIIEELYQFIYREYQGDSPYKSKIIGSAMVTLLLKIKEYFFQAYNPIYEGNRSSQIVKTFKQNLEQHFRDLANGKTDTQLRVQDYADKQFLHVNYLSSVITSKTGKPITAWIADKTIAEAKVMLQDKQMNIKEIAGRLGFLEASHFSNYFKKHTSQSPADYRKQYPLNRQ; encoded by the coding sequence ATGCCATCAAAAAACCTTTTAGTTAAGGACCTTAACGAATTGTATGATCTCATGGGCATTTCGCATGAAACAATCGATCAATCGTCGGGGTTTTCAATCCTGTACCTGCAGGATGTGTTCAAAGAATATCCTGTTACCTCCATTCCCTACCGGCCCAATTTCTTCAGCTTTCTTTTTATCAAAGATGCGTTTGGCAATTATACCATCGATGACCTGAGTTTTCCGATGGTACCCGGTACTGTATATTTCACCAACCCCAGCAACTTCCGCAAATTTGAATGGCATAACATCACCGATACCTGTCTGGTTGTTTTTACTGAATCCTATTTAAAGGAACAGGTACATCAGGATATCTACCGCGAATTCTCCTTTCTGCTTACCGAAACGGTAGAGCCCCGGGTATTGAAACCCGATCAGTTTGCGATCATTGAAGAATTATACCAATTCATCTACCGCGAATACCAGGGCGATTCACCCTATAAAAGCAAGATCATTGGCAGCGCCATGGTTACGCTTTTATTAAAGATCAAGGAATATTTCTTCCAGGCTTACAACCCTATTTATGAAGGCAACCGCAGCTCGCAGATCGTAAAAACCTTCAAGCAAAACCTGGAACAACATTTCCGGGACCTGGCAAACGGCAAAACCGACACCCAGCTGCGGGTTCAGGATTATGCCGATAAACAATTCCTGCACGTAAACTACCTCTCCAGCGTAATTACCAGTAAAACCGGTAAACCCATCACCGCCTGGATCGCCGATAAAACCATTGCCGAAGCCAAAGTGATGCTGCAGGATAAACAAATGAATATTAAGGAAATCGCCGGCAGGTTAGGTTTCCTGGAAGCCTCCCACTTCAGTAATTATTTTAAAAAACACACCAGCCAAAGCCCGGCCGACTACCGTAAACAATACCCCCTCAACAGGCAATAG